TTCATTTCATGGAAGACGTTATGGGTGATATCCCGGATTTGCTCCGCAGGAACATAACGTCCCAGCCCGGCATCAAGGGCATCGTCTGCTTGATCATATTTCCAGAAGATGTCCAGGAAGATAAATAGCGGCCGGTCGTAGCTTTCTGGCAGCGTTGTATATTCGTCGCGGACAAAGCCGTAGAACGAGCTTCCGCATACCTTGATCAGCTGCAGATCGGTAATGGCGCATTCATGCGATTCAATGATCGGAGCTCCTTCGTTACGAACCAGCTTCATCGAAGCGCTGGCATGATCGTTATGCGAGCGGCGGTAGACGAGCGGGCTTGGCTCCAGTCCTTCGCCTGCTTGCGAGGTTACCCCCAGCGTATGGAACGGGATACGGTCCGCGCTCAGCTCCACGGCGTCAATATGAGGGTATCGGTCCATAAACTTCCGGCTGATAAATGCCAATAATCCTTCCGTTGTGCTGCCTTCGTAAGCGGCCGTGTTGCGCAAAATAAAATTTTTCATCGAATCGGTAGCCACGACAAGCGA
This region of Paenibacillus sp. JDR-2 genomic DNA includes:
- the pucL gene encoding factor-independent urate hydroxylase, with translation MLKLRSGRTLYYGKGDVLTYRTYAKPLSVAAVPESAYTGDSNVIFAHNMTFAVSGEQLLTSFTEGDNSLVVATDSMKNFILRNTAAYEGSTTEGLLAFISRKFMDRYPHIDAVELSADRIPFHTLGVTSQAGEGLEPSPLVYRRSHNDHASASMKLVRNEGAPIIESHECAITDLQLIKVCGSSFYGFVRDEYTTLPESYDRPLFIFLDIFWKYDQADDALDAGLGRYVPAEQIRDITHNVFHEMKSPSIQFLIYQVGRRMLTRFPQLAEVRFESNNRTWETIVDNTENDPAGVYTEPRPPFGFQGFTMTQEDLTTDGE